AAGATTTATTGAAGGAATTGCTTGTTTGGCTGCTTTCTAAATTCATGCAGCCGGATATCAAAAAGGTTATTGATATTAATAGAGCTATTATATTAAAATATTTTTTTATATAATTCATAAAATTCAACCACCCTGTTGTAATAATTATCTTACGTTATTCTTCAATGTATATCTGTTTAAGTATCTCTTGTCTTATAATATTTGATATATCTGATAACTCTTCTTTAGAAAGTCTATCAGTATATATAGGTTTACATATGGTTACTTTCACCTCTGCCGATTTTACTATACTATATTTATTGCCTTCTCTTAATTTGTAGCTGCCATCTATGGCTATAGGAACTATAGGGACCTTTGCTTTTAAAGCTAATTTCAAACTTCCTTTCTTAAATTCACCTATTCTAGGACCTTTACTTCTGGTGCCTTCTGGAAATATTACCATGCTGTGTCCACTCTTTAATATTTGAATTGCTTTATTTATGGATTTCATAGATTCTCGTATACTTTCTCTATCTATAAAAACACATTTTATTTGTTTCATCCAGTAAGCTATCAATTTAAATTTTATTATTTCCTTTTTGGCTATAAAGCCTACTGTTCTATCTACAGAATGAACTATTATGGGTATATCTAAAAAACCTTGATGATTGGAAACGAAAAGACAGGGGGACTTAGGTATATTTTCCACTCCCTTTAATTCTATTTTGGCACCTATAAGTTTTAATATAAAATCAGCCCATTTTTTTAAAGATATATTTATGTAATTTTGGGCTTCTTCTTCATTTTTGGTTTTTCTAATTTTATTTAACTTTGATTTCTTACCCAATGAATATATCATATACAAGAAAAAAATAAAGTAAAATAAAATGGTTTTTAACATAAGTAAAAACTCCCTTTCTGTAATATTATATTTTTATTTAATATATATTGCCTTATTTATTATATCATAGGAATAATTATATTCATGTATATTTGCTAAATATAAAATTACAGTTTTAAAAATAAAATTGTAATTTTATAGAGCCAATATGTAGTGGAAAAAATCCTTTTTCATATAT
This window of the Clostridium kluyveri DSM 555 genome carries:
- a CDS encoding lysophospholipid acyltransferase family protein, which codes for MLKTILFYFIFFLYMIYSLGKKSKLNKIRKTKNEEEAQNYINISLKKWADFILKLIGAKIELKGVENIPKSPCLFVSNHQGFLDIPIIVHSVDRTVGFIAKKEIIKFKLIAYWMKQIKCVFIDRESIRESMKSINKAIQILKSGHSMVIFPEGTRSKGPRIGEFKKGSLKLALKAKVPIVPIAIDGSYKLREGNKYSIVKSAEVKVTICKPIYTDRLSKEELSDISNIIRQEILKQIYIEE